TGATGTAGACGAGAAAATTTTAGATCACGAATCACCGGGAAATTTATGCGGGAGGTTATCGCGTCTGAAGGCAGCAGCGGGCGCGAGAGTTTACCCGGACTCGATAATAATAGCAGCTGATACTATTGTAGTGATAAATAATAAAATTTTAGGGAAGCCGCATAACAGAGAAGACGCATTTAATATGTTAATGACTCTTCAGGGCAGGACTCACGAGGTTTTGACGGGCTTGACGATTTGCGAAAATAATAAAATTTTATCTCACGTCGAACACACGCGAGTCAAATTCCGGAATTTAACCGAGTCAGAAATCCGCGCGTATATCTCAACAGGTGAAAGCGATGACAAGGCCGGGGCCTATGCTGTTCAGGGTGTAGGCTCGCTCTTAGTTGAAAGACTCGAGGGCGATTATTTTAACGTTGTCGGTCTTCCTGTGTGCAGACTGGGATTAATGCTGCGTGAGTTCGGAGTCAATTTGCTTGAAAGTCAATAATTTATCACGATAATATTCATATTGTTTGCGTCGGGCGTTTATCTCTGCGGGAATGCCTGAAGTTATACTATTACAGAGCGAGTCAAATTTATCAAGTATTGCGCTGATTCGCTGCTGTTCTTCTATGGGCGGGAGGGGGAATCGGAATAAACGAAATTTTTTCATGTCGACCGAATCAAAATGGCCGTGATTAAGATTTTGCAAACATAATTTTTTTAGCTCATAACAATAATAGAATGCAAACATAATATCACATTCGGATTCAAATTCTTTCTTGATAGTTAAACACGTGAATCTCTGATTTGCTAGAAAATCAACCGTTATTAATGCGTGTTCGCCTATTGTCGCGGAGGTCGATATTATTAACGAGTTCGCAGGAAATGGGCGATTCTTTACTGCTTCGAGCGAAATTTTTTGCATTGCTGATGATAATATTCTGCCGTTCATCCTTATATCGTCCATTCTGAACCACGGCACTACTCCATTTTCCCAGTATGAATCATTGCGTTTTGACGGCGTATAACCGGTGCGAATGTCAAATAATTCCTCAATCGTTACCCATTTTATAGAATTATCAAATGTTAATAATTTATCGCGATAATAATTATATTGTTTCTTTCTTAATTCAAGTTCTCTTGTAAGTTCTCTTGTAAGTTCTGTGAATTTGTCGAGAATCCGTATTATTTCGCGTTGAACTTCTAACGGCGGGAGGGGGATCATAAAATCTGCTAAATTTTTGCCGTATATATGCGGAATTGGTCCGGGACTTTTGCGCCTGTAAATTTCTTCTTGTATGTTCGTCAAATAATAATAAAGATATTTGCTCAAAATTTCATTTGTATTCTTAGGGTCAACAGTAAAAGAATCCGCGCAAAAAATAGGCACTTCCCAAAAACTTACATATCCAGCAGAGCCAGACCCAGCAACAGTAATACAACCTGCCGGACGATTTGATATATTATGATAGAACGCAGGTTTTAATCCACCTGAAATAACAGGAATTTCACCAGCTACAGCACGCGCAGAAGTAAGAGATGTCCCCCGATTAAATTCGCAAATATCGCCTAACTTCTTAAATTCGACTCCATCAGGACAAAAAATATTTTTGCTCATTGTAATGACCCCTTTTTATGCTTTTATTTTCGTGTAAACTTTCTCGCGTATTGACCAGCCTAAATTATCACAGGCAAATTTTACAATGTCATCAAGTGCGCCGGGGCTGCCCATTCTCTCGCGTCCTGCACTGCTCATGAAGTCATAAAGTTTTGAATCGTTTAAGACTCTTAGTGCGGAATTTGCGAGGGATTTTGCGTTTTTTTCCGTTAAGATTTCAGAGTCGCCTAATAATTTTTTCTGGACTCTCTTGCCCTTCTCGTCAATTGATATAACGGGAATTCCCAGCCCCGCACATAATTGATTCGCTGTGCCTCCCAGTCCTAATAAAATTTTAACGCCTTTAGTGTTACTTGCTACACTGTCATATTTGAGTGAAATAATTATATTTTTACGCGTCAAAAAATTTTTATCCTGACTCACTTCCCAGCCGTGGGACTCGCAATTATCAAGAAATTCACTTACCGGCAAAGTCGGAGCTATTACCATGACAAAATTATAATTATTTATTTTCTCGTGTAAAATTTCGACCGAGTCAAGCAATAATTTCACGTCCTGACAAGCCCGCGCCCTGCTGCCCGGTAAAAGCAAAATTATATTTTTCCCGGTAATTCCTGAATCGCTATAATTATTATCTTCTAACAATAAATCCATTATAGGACTGCCCGAATAAATTGCCTTATTGCCTAATTGCTGCGCGCTTTTCTCGTCCCTTGCCCATGTCCTGAGAGTGAAAGCGTTAATTATTGCACGTTCGAGTCTCCAGTGTCCGCTAAGATATACAGTTTTTGCAGTCGCTAGAAATAACGGCCTCGCTCCCGATCCCAGCAAAGTATTTAGCAATAAATAAACATCTCCGGCACAAATGGGAGTCCTTATTCTGTGTGAAATTTTTTGCCAGTCATTTAATTGCGCCTTAACTTGTTTCAAGAGTCCTGCTTTAACGTCGCGCCATAAATCTTTTAAGCTATATTTTAAGACTCCGCCTGAAGGTGTTACAGATTGAGCAGAAATTACATCAAAACCTGCCCGAATATAAGAATCTCCCCGCCCGACAAGTGCAAAACCTGAAATTTTTGACTCCGGCAATTTTCCGCGCAATTTCTTGGCCAGCATTGCCCCTATAGCGTCTTCCCCGTAGCCATTAGAAGCAA
This DNA window, taken from Synergistaceae bacterium, encodes the following:
- the maf gene encoding septum formation inhibitor Maf, translated to MHKIILASGSPRRRALLQELGLDFTIYKPDVDEKILDHESPGNLCGRLSRLKAAAGARVYPDSIIIAADTIVVINNKILGKPHNREDAFNMLMTLQGRTHEVLTGLTICENNKILSHVEHTRVKFRNLTESEIRAYISTGESDDKAGAYAVQGVGSLLVERLEGDYFNVVGLPVCRLGLMLREFGVNLLESQ
- a CDS encoding restriction endonuclease subunit S; the encoded protein is MSKNIFCPDGVEFKKLGDICEFNRGTSLTSARAVAGEIPVISGGLKPAFYHNISNRPAGCITVAGSGSAGYVSFWEVPIFCADSFTVDPKNTNEILSKYLYYYLTNIQEEIYRRKSPGPIPHIYGKNLADFMIPLPPLEVQREIIRILDKFTELTRELTRELELRKKQYNYYRDKLLTFDNSIKWVTIEELFDIRTGYTPSKRNDSYWENGVVPWFRMDDIRMNGRILSSAMQKISLEAVKNRPFPANSLIISTSATIGEHALITVDFLANQRFTCLTIKKEFESECDIMFAFYYCYELKKLCLQNLNHGHFDSVDMKKFRLFRFPLPPIEEQQRISAILDKFDSLCNSITSGIPAEINARRKQYEYYRDKLLTFKQIDSELTQH
- a CDS encoding tetraacyldisaccharide 4'-kinase, with the protein product AIKSKADFITCTEKDLYNFPDNFTWPGEIALVIPRVKAVLNEPEKFFNALTQALRPKIIIASNGYGEDAIGAMLAKKLRGKLPESKISGFALVGRGDSYIRAGFDVISAQSVTPSGGVLKYSLKDLWRDVKAGLLKQVKAQLNDWQKISHRIRTPICAGDVYLLLNTLLGSGARPLFLATAKTVYLSGHWRLERAIINAFTLRTWARDEKSAQQLGNKAIYSGSPIMDLLLEDNNYSDSGITGKNIILLLPGSRARACQDVKLLLDSVEILHEKINNYNFVMVIAPTLPVSEFLDNCESHGWEVSQDKNFLTRKNIIISLKYDSVASNTKGVKILLGLGGTANQLCAGLGIPVISIDEKGKRVQKKLLGDSEILTEKNAKSLANSALRVLNDSKLYDFMSSAGRERMGSPGALDDIVKFACDNLGWSIREKVYTKIKA